One genomic segment of Mycolicibacterium psychrotolerans includes these proteins:
- a CDS encoding glycosyltransferase: MRWSGNVTGHQRDHLVATARATLFPVCWDEPGGTAVIESLALGTPVVGYRRGCLPELIEPGTGSLADFGDEAALARLIARCRRA, encoded by the coding sequence GTGCGGTGGAGCGGGAATGTGACCGGCCACCAGCGCGACCATCTTGTCGCGACCGCGCGGGCGACACTGTTTCCGGTGTGCTGGGACGAACCGGGCGGCACGGCAGTGATCGAATCGCTGGCCCTGGGCACACCTGTCGTCGGCTATCGCCGCGGTTGTCTTCCCGAACTCATCGAACCCGGCACGGGATCACTCGCCGACTTCGGCGACGAAGCCGCATTGGCTCGGTTGATCGCCCGATGTCGACGAGCTTGA
- a CDS encoding TetR/AcrR family transcriptional regulator, with protein sequence MADDEMDQRHSAQRRPRADGERTRRAILKTAASLATVDGLEGLSIGNLAVATGISKSGLYAHFGSKQELQLATVDEAERILAAEVVQPALEAEPGLAQLAAVCEAFFSYVQRHVFPGGCFFAATALEMGTRPGPVKDRVAAIQTNFVALLRGFAVTALERQQLPAHEDPDRLAFELHAMLLAADTKFVLHDDPAVLDLAREVVRRRLGLDGGPEAGAR encoded by the coding sequence ATGGCGGACGATGAGATGGACCAGCGCCATAGTGCTCAGCGACGCCCTCGCGCCGACGGCGAGCGGACCCGCAGGGCAATATTGAAAACTGCCGCGTCACTGGCCACCGTAGACGGACTTGAGGGCCTCTCGATCGGCAATCTGGCCGTCGCAACGGGCATCAGCAAGAGCGGTCTCTACGCGCACTTCGGCTCGAAGCAGGAACTTCAGCTGGCCACCGTGGATGAGGCAGAGCGAATTCTCGCCGCCGAAGTCGTACAGCCGGCGCTCGAGGCCGAGCCTGGGTTGGCCCAACTGGCGGCGGTGTGCGAGGCGTTTTTCAGCTACGTGCAGCGCCACGTCTTTCCCGGCGGTTGCTTCTTCGCTGCCACGGCGCTGGAGATGGGAACCCGCCCCGGGCCGGTCAAGGATCGGGTTGCGGCCATCCAGACCAACTTTGTAGCGCTGCTTCGGGGCTTCGCAGTCACTGCGCTTGAGCGGCAACAACTTCCCGCCCACGAGGACCCCGATCGACTCGCATTCGAGCTGCACGCGATGCTGCTGGCCGCTGACACCAAATTCGTCCTGCACGACGACCCTGCAGTCCTCGACTTGGCCCGCGAGGTCGTCCGCCGAAGGCTGGGACTAGACGGCGGGCCAGAGGCCGGCGCGCGCTGA
- a CDS encoding OsmC family protein, with protein MQATSTVNGVDLDRLSATIESISAKPELARFQFRARNRWIDGGHSRTVIKDFYGAGEEDATRTEPFTVDTDEPAVLLGEDRAPNAGEYVLHALAACLTGTIAYHAAARGIALETLETTIRGDLDLQGFLGLDSDVRPGCERIEVTIKITGDFDDDQLAELAGLTRYSPVRDIVSNPVPVTIDVARA; from the coding sequence ATGCAGGCAACCAGCACTGTCAACGGCGTCGACCTCGACCGCCTGTCGGCAACGATCGAGTCCATCAGTGCGAAGCCGGAACTTGCGCGGTTTCAGTTCCGCGCGCGGAATCGATGGATTGACGGCGGCCACAGCCGCACGGTGATCAAGGATTTCTACGGGGCCGGCGAAGAAGACGCCACCCGCACCGAGCCGTTCACTGTGGACACCGACGAGCCGGCCGTCCTGCTCGGGGAAGACCGCGCGCCCAACGCGGGCGAATACGTCCTGCATGCACTGGCGGCATGCCTGACAGGCACCATCGCTTACCACGCGGCCGCCCGCGGCATCGCGCTCGAAACGCTGGAGACCACCATCCGAGGCGACCTCGACCTGCAGGGCTTCCTCGGTCTGGACAGCGATGTCCGCCCGGGCTGCGAGCGGATCGAGGTCACGATCAAGATCACCGGCGACTTCGACGACGATCAGCTTGCCGAGCTCGCCGGCCTGACCCGTTACTCGCCGGTCCGCGACATCGTGAGCAATCCCGTACCCGTCACGATCGACGTGGCGCGGGCCTGA
- a CDS encoding lipopolysaccharide biosynthesis protein has protein sequence MSQAEDPKPTGDISHPIEDIPSAVPDKAPATGRQSVWNYLVFVLSKSSTLIMTVIVARLLTPADFGVFAMALLVTNLFDYMKDLGVGLALVQRPGNWNRFAPTGLTLTVITGVGVGAILAAIAPLGAATLHQPSLTPLIQVLAIGLVISALGVFPDARLRRDLEFRRRLWPQFLGAMVKAGLTIALAAAGLGVWSLVYGQLVGTVVTTLLYWLVARVPVKFGFNRHEARDLIRFGTSLSAVTLLAYAMFNTDYLFIGMRLGDIQLGLYTLAYRLPELLILNLCIVISEVLVSSLSRLQHSRQLLNEHYLEVTTVAMALTAPMSIALAAAAPPVIDTMYGPAYAAAAPALAVLSLYVLFMSMTHHSGDMFKAIGRPGIIVFLETGRLALLVPAVWWAAGHSIVMVALALVLVETAPFIANAVLLRRVADISYRANLKSVLKPMPAAMTMGAVIWGGGQLLISLPSIAILVITVLAGLVAYVVMLWLTARDLFDMGLAAFRSVRGRGTESSPADEPVGLEVTPPEDSGPKI, from the coding sequence GTGTCGCAGGCGGAGGATCCGAAGCCAACCGGCGACATATCCCATCCCATCGAGGACATCCCGTCGGCGGTGCCGGACAAGGCCCCCGCCACCGGGCGTCAGAGCGTATGGAATTACCTGGTCTTCGTGCTGAGCAAGAGTTCGACGCTCATCATGACGGTCATCGTCGCGCGCCTGTTGACGCCCGCCGATTTCGGCGTCTTCGCCATGGCATTGTTGGTTACCAACCTCTTTGACTACATGAAGGATCTCGGCGTTGGTCTGGCGCTGGTTCAGCGTCCCGGTAACTGGAATCGATTCGCGCCAACAGGTTTGACGCTGACGGTGATCACCGGCGTAGGCGTCGGTGCAATCCTCGCGGCCATCGCACCCTTGGGCGCCGCGACGCTGCACCAACCGAGCCTGACGCCGCTGATACAGGTACTGGCGATTGGACTGGTCATTTCGGCGCTTGGTGTGTTCCCCGACGCTCGATTGCGTCGCGACCTCGAATTCCGCCGACGACTGTGGCCCCAGTTTCTGGGTGCCATGGTCAAAGCTGGGCTGACCATCGCGTTAGCCGCGGCGGGACTAGGTGTGTGGAGCCTCGTTTACGGCCAGCTCGTGGGTACCGTCGTCACTACGCTGCTTTATTGGTTGGTTGCCCGCGTTCCGGTGAAATTCGGGTTCAACCGGCACGAAGCCCGAGATCTCATTAGATTCGGAACTTCACTCAGTGCGGTCACATTGCTGGCTTACGCGATGTTCAACACGGACTACTTGTTCATTGGAATGCGACTGGGAGACATCCAACTCGGCCTGTACACGCTCGCGTATCGGCTCCCCGAGCTCCTGATACTGAACCTGTGCATCGTCATCAGCGAAGTGCTTGTCAGTTCGCTGTCGCGGCTGCAGCATTCTCGCCAACTGCTGAATGAGCACTACCTAGAGGTGACGACAGTGGCGATGGCATTGACAGCACCGATGAGCATCGCCCTAGCCGCCGCGGCGCCCCCGGTGATCGACACGATGTACGGGCCCGCATACGCCGCTGCCGCACCGGCGCTGGCGGTGTTGTCGTTGTACGTCCTGTTCATGTCCATGACGCATCATTCCGGCGACATGTTCAAGGCCATCGGGCGACCAGGCATCATTGTTTTCCTCGAAACCGGAAGGCTGGCCCTACTGGTTCCAGCGGTGTGGTGGGCGGCCGGGCACAGCATCGTCATGGTGGCGCTGGCGCTGGTGCTTGTGGAGACAGCTCCATTCATCGCAAATGCGGTGCTCCTGCGAAGGGTGGCCGACATTTCTTACCGAGCCAATTTGAAATCGGTGCTGAAACCGATGCCGGCTGCAATGACCATGGGCGCCGTCATATGGGGGGGAGGGCAGCTGCTGATCTCGCTGCCTTCGATAGCGATACTCGTCATCACGGTCTTGGCGGGGTTGGTGGCGTACGTCGTAATGCTCTGGCTGACCGCTCGAGACCTTTTCGACATGGGCTTGGCTGCCTTCCGATCCGTGCGGGGCCGCGGTACCGAGTCATCACCGGCCGACGAGCCCGTGGGACTGGAGGTCACACCGCCGGAGGACTCGGGACCGAAGATCTGA
- a CDS encoding glycosyltransferase family protein, with translation MCRAAAHLQRIVAELRHRSDIDLVHDHMEVLGPTMLAAMGADRPAVLHTLHWDLAKHRAFYRRFGNYDRFHVNGVSDAQLQRAPDGLRHHIRGHVHLATPLAHHATRRLAPAKNDHLVLVARINRRKGQHIAARLAQQFGWELVLAGPIGPFTTPEQLSADPNADRYADVRYLARNGCPAR, from the coding sequence GTGTGTCGCGCAGCGGCGCACCTGCAACGCATCGTCGCCGAGTTGCGACACCGCTCGGACATCGACCTGGTCCACGACCACATGGAGGTTCTCGGCCCCACCATGCTCGCGGCCATGGGAGCCGATCGGCCGGCGGTGCTCCACACTCTGCACTGGGACCTGGCGAAGCACCGGGCTTTCTACCGCCGATTCGGCAACTACGATCGCTTTCACGTCAACGGTGTCTCCGATGCGCAACTGCAGCGCGCGCCCGACGGGCTTCGTCACCACATTCGCGGGCATGTCCATCTGGCCACCCCGCTCGCACACCACGCCACACGTCGGCTTGCCCCAGCCAAGAATGACCATCTGGTCCTCGTCGCGCGAATCAACCGGAGAAAGGGCCAGCACATCGCTGCGCGCCTTGCGCAGCAGTTCGGCTGGGAGCTGGTGCTGGCCGGACCAATCGGGCCTTTCACCACGCCGGAGCAGCTCAGCGCCGATCCGAATGCCGATCGATATGCCGATGTCAGGTATTTGGCGCGAAACGGTTGCCCCGCACGTTGA
- a CDS encoding zinc-dependent alcohol dehydrogenase — MTDRAFTVVVERRGVVTLRDEPPPQPVQDGQFDVETVFSGFSTGTDLSWVKGTNPALHRRWDPELGLFMPGTPDVGYPIDKFGYMQVGRVTESATPAVRPGDLLAMTYGHRSAYRADALTDRFVKLPTSLEPVLGIYAAHMGPICANALLHAAADIHGTDLRSLADGVRGRRIAITGAGVVGLLTALFARLHGAESVALVEPTPARRQVAADLGLEVVDPHDVDPAVILKSRWRHGAGDRGADVVFQCRGQASALALALRIVRPQGTVIDLAFYPGGSEEVRLGEQFHHNGLSLRCAQIGRVPRGTSHLWDRERLSTETLALLTAHGRDIARHIITDYVPLSEAPQTLTRLAHSRHNGLQLVFT; from the coding sequence ATGACTGACCGGGCCTTCACCGTCGTGGTCGAGCGTCGCGGCGTCGTCACGCTACGCGATGAACCACCGCCGCAGCCCGTGCAGGATGGGCAATTCGACGTCGAGACCGTGTTCAGTGGGTTCTCGACCGGGACCGACCTCAGTTGGGTGAAGGGCACGAACCCCGCCCTGCACCGCAGATGGGATCCCGAGCTAGGCCTGTTCATGCCGGGCACCCCAGACGTGGGCTATCCGATCGACAAATTCGGCTACATGCAGGTGGGGCGGGTCACGGAAAGTGCGACACCTGCCGTCCGGCCGGGCGACCTCCTCGCCATGACCTACGGCCACCGCAGCGCCTATCGCGCCGACGCGCTGACCGACCGATTCGTCAAGCTACCGACCTCACTCGAGCCAGTGCTGGGCATCTACGCGGCACACATGGGACCGATCTGCGCGAACGCTCTGTTGCACGCCGCCGCCGATATACACGGCACCGATTTGCGCAGTCTCGCCGACGGCGTGCGTGGTCGCCGCATCGCCATCACCGGGGCCGGCGTCGTGGGTCTGCTCACTGCGCTGTTCGCCCGCTTACACGGCGCAGAATCAGTAGCGCTGGTCGAGCCGACCCCGGCACGCCGCCAAGTCGCGGCCGACCTCGGCCTGGAGGTGGTTGATCCTCACGATGTCGACCCAGCCGTCATACTGAAGAGCCGTTGGCGTCACGGGGCCGGGGACCGCGGAGCCGACGTGGTATTCCAATGTCGCGGTCAGGCAAGTGCATTGGCTCTGGCTCTTCGCATAGTGCGCCCCCAAGGTACGGTCATCGACCTCGCGTTCTACCCAGGCGGGAGCGAGGAAGTCCGACTCGGGGAACAGTTTCACCACAACGGACTGAGCCTGCGCTGCGCTCAGATCGGGCGGGTGCCACGCGGAACCAGCCATCTGTGGGACCGCGAACGCCTCAGCACTGAGACTTTGGCGCTTCTGACCGCCCATGGCAGGGACATCGCCAGGCACATCATCACCGACTACGTGCCACTGTCTGAGGCGCCGCAGACCCTGACACGACTGGCCCATAGCCGGCACAACGGGCTACAACTCGTCTTCACCTGA
- a CDS encoding lipase family protein: MSFDPQFARDTILPLIEAAYQVFHHPGVDPPLPPGYRRQRCSKRTRRCSTSSQTYRTAPAHSSERSLAPPQSSAWWAGTLQPRQRSSPSAVPNHRGSGCRTSIWMRRATDRSPGFGDVHMGWMGLYESMRANLAANLPAACAGCEHVIVTGHSLGAALAVLAAPDIAKSLSVPEPELTTFGGPRPGLYDFAVPFNLLIDSCSRVVNLFDIVPHLPLALPGLPYTHVDVQIAVDSGGSIDQTHRHSLDAYRSGLNGLVQAQPAWAA; this comes from the coding sequence ATGAGTTTCGATCCCCAATTCGCCCGTGACACGATACTGCCCCTTATCGAGGCCGCCTACCAGGTGTTCCACCACCCCGGCGTAGACCCGCCCCTGCCGCCCGGTTACAGAAGACAGCGCTGCTCGAAGCGGACCCGACGCTGCTCGACTTCGTCGCAGACATATCGGACAGCGCCCGCTCATTCGTCCGAACGGTCGCTGGCGCCACCACAATCTTCGGCCTGGTGGGCAGGAACATTGCAACCAAGACAGCGTTCGTCGCCATCCGCGGTACCCAATCACAGAGGGAGTGGTTGCAGAACCTCGATCTGGATGCGACGCGCTACCGACCGGTCTCCCGGATTCGGCGACGTCCACATGGGATGGATGGGGCTGTACGAGAGCATGCGTGCCAATCTCGCGGCGAATCTGCCGGCCGCCTGCGCCGGCTGCGAGCATGTGATCGTCACCGGCCACAGTCTCGGTGCTGCCCTCGCGGTGCTCGCCGCGCCGGATATCGCCAAAAGCCTGTCGGTTCCCGAACCGGAGCTGACGACGTTCGGGGGCCCACGCCCCGGCCTGTACGACTTCGCGGTGCCGTTCAACCTGCTGATCGACAGCTGCTCTCGGGTGGTGAACCTGTTCGATATCGTTCCCCACCTGCCGTTGGCGTTGCCCGGGCTGCCTTATACGCACGTCGATGTGCAGATCGCCGTGGATTCGGGCGGTTCCATCGATCAAACCCACCGCCACAGCTTGGACGCTTACCGTTCCGGCCTAAATGGCCTAGTGCAAGCGCAGCCTGCCTGGGCTGCTTGA
- a CDS encoding NAD-dependent epimerase/dehydratase family protein, whose translation MRVALVGLGYIAEHHYEAVRKAGADEIIGCDVNPAVAEAFASRPGVVAVVNDLDDLVALKPDVAHVLTPPNVHFVVARPLLAAGIDVLIEKPMCDLSSDARSLVSQADESGALLGTGHNFLFYPVWEKLKSAVDVGAIGALRSIDVWWRQPYPPLRANNTQPWAMRASRNILFEVAPHLFASALDLVPSVDVAHVTPSRPQDLPNGVRFFRQWDILGKSGDVSVRFDLSLEEAYSEFLVHVRGSTGSVVVDFVHNTVILNSQSFAADYVELAEQGLHSASAYARGAVGTMVDSVVGKFGSKKFGPPYERSIERAVAQFAADRGQARALDRRLGSDLALRVVRLGEDIAEAARLPETPQPTEASQVQVAGPAPDPTQPRALVIGGTGFIGTALVRRLAAKGVYTRVVARRPGAAQSRFADLPSVDVVDGDLERPDELQRYLADVDVVYHLAKSLHDTWEATLRHEVEPTKRFIDLCADAGIGRFVYASSIAIFDAGDASRTITEATPASPGVVASSIYARAKAEIESYLLERHRLAGFPAVIIRPAIVLGVGQDPSHAGIASWPHPNVALHWGSGRNKLPIVLVDDVADGFAKSLDQPGIEGRCFNLSSPACITAEEYLDEVARASATPILRKPQSLRSLYASQVAKWLVKKAIGRKESFPRWADSSGRSFASPFDCSLTEAALDWHPESDRTVLLSRGVTQPAKALIR comes from the coding sequence ATGCGTGTCGCGCTCGTCGGTCTGGGTTACATCGCTGAGCATCACTATGAAGCGGTCCGCAAGGCCGGCGCCGACGAGATAATCGGGTGCGACGTGAACCCGGCTGTGGCCGAAGCGTTCGCGTCGCGTCCAGGCGTCGTGGCGGTCGTCAACGACCTTGACGATTTGGTGGCACTCAAGCCTGACGTGGCACACGTGCTCACCCCGCCCAACGTCCACTTCGTCGTGGCCCGGCCGCTCCTGGCGGCCGGCATCGACGTTCTGATCGAGAAGCCGATGTGCGACCTCTCGTCGGACGCACGGAGCCTCGTCTCACAGGCCGATGAGAGCGGCGCTTTGCTGGGAACAGGTCACAACTTCCTCTTCTACCCGGTCTGGGAAAAGCTCAAATCGGCTGTCGACGTCGGCGCGATCGGCGCCCTGCGCTCGATCGATGTGTGGTGGCGACAGCCGTACCCGCCACTGCGTGCCAACAACACACAGCCCTGGGCGATGCGCGCGTCGCGCAACATTCTCTTCGAAGTCGCCCCCCACCTGTTCGCGAGTGCGCTCGACCTCGTGCCGTCGGTCGACGTCGCGCACGTAACGCCATCACGGCCACAGGATCTGCCCAACGGCGTGCGCTTCTTCCGGCAATGGGACATTCTGGGCAAATCCGGGGACGTTTCGGTGCGGTTCGATCTCTCCCTCGAAGAGGCGTACAGCGAGTTTCTCGTCCACGTCCGCGGGTCCACGGGTTCAGTGGTGGTCGACTTCGTCCACAACACCGTCATATTGAATTCTCAATCGTTCGCGGCGGATTACGTCGAACTCGCCGAGCAAGGCCTTCACTCGGCGAGTGCGTACGCTCGGGGAGCGGTCGGCACGATGGTCGACTCCGTGGTCGGAAAGTTCGGTTCGAAGAAGTTCGGCCCTCCCTACGAGCGGAGCATTGAACGGGCGGTCGCCCAGTTCGCCGCCGACCGGGGGCAGGCGCGAGCGCTCGACCGGCGCCTCGGTTCTGATTTGGCATTGCGCGTCGTCCGTTTGGGCGAGGACATTGCGGAAGCTGCCCGGCTTCCCGAGACCCCGCAACCGACGGAGGCCAGCCAGGTACAGGTCGCAGGTCCGGCACCCGATCCGACACAACCGCGCGCATTGGTGATCGGCGGTACGGGGTTCATCGGCACGGCTTTGGTACGTCGTCTCGCAGCAAAGGGTGTGTACACCCGGGTCGTCGCCCGCCGCCCAGGGGCGGCACAATCGCGGTTTGCAGACCTTCCCAGCGTCGATGTGGTCGATGGGGATCTAGAACGGCCAGACGAGCTGCAGCGGTACCTAGCTGATGTCGATGTCGTGTATCACCTGGCTAAATCCCTCCACGACACGTGGGAGGCCACGCTTCGCCATGAGGTGGAACCGACGAAGCGATTCATCGATCTCTGTGCGGACGCGGGCATCGGTCGATTCGTATATGCGTCGTCGATTGCGATCTTTGATGCGGGCGATGCTTCGCGAACGATAACCGAGGCAACGCCGGCAAGTCCGGGAGTGGTCGCGTCGTCAATCTATGCGCGGGCGAAGGCTGAGATCGAGTCGTATCTGCTCGAACGCCACCGCTTAGCCGGGTTCCCCGCCGTCATCATCCGACCGGCCATTGTGCTTGGTGTCGGTCAAGATCCTTCCCACGCTGGGATTGCCTCGTGGCCGCATCCGAACGTGGCACTCCATTGGGGCAGTGGGCGCAACAAACTCCCCATTGTGCTCGTCGATGACGTTGCCGACGGCTTCGCCAAGTCCCTCGATCAACCAGGGATCGAGGGACGCTGCTTCAACCTGTCGAGCCCCGCGTGCATCACAGCCGAGGAGTATCTGGATGAAGTCGCGCGGGCGTCCGCAACGCCGATTCTCCGGAAACCGCAATCACTCCGATCGCTGTACGCGTCACAGGTGGCGAAGTGGTTGGTGAAGAAGGCAATTGGCAGGAAGGAGTCGTTTCCGAGGTGGGCGGATTCCAGCGGTCGTAGCTTCGCCTCGCCGTTCGACTGTTCACTTACCGAGGCCGCGCTCGACTGGCATCCTGAGTCCGACCGGACTGTGTTGTTGTCCCGGGGCGTCACACAGCCTGCCAAAGCGCTCATCCGGTGA